The Poecilia reticulata strain Guanapo linkage group LG10, Guppy_female_1.0+MT, whole genome shotgun sequence sequence GGCAGAGAGTGTAGAGGCTAATCCAGAGCGTGGCACTAAAGCTGCTGCCAAGCTGAATACTGAGCCTGCATCAGCTCAACGTGAAGGTATAGCTTCTATTCTCAAAAAATTCTCCAACTCTAACTCTGGTTCCCAGGAAAGTTCCAGGCTTGGCCTACAAGGAAAGATGGCCGCAGGAACCTCTGCCCCTTCTTCCCTGCCTGTTTCACCTGGGAAATCTGTAGATGTCGACAGTAAGATAGTAAAGATTGAAGATCCTGGACCATTACARACCTCAACCCCCATTGACACCATACCTGCACCAATTCCAGGTTTCACCTCTGCTATGCCCACTGGTCAGTCCCATTTGAACAAAGACTTTACGACTGCCAGAGTTTCCTCTGACCCATGTTCCAgtccagatccagaaccaggtGCCAGCAGAGGCCTTGCTTTGATAAGCTTGGGTTCATCTCCTGCATCTTCCTTCCAAAACAAGACTTTTTCATCTGTCTTGTCATTAAAAACGCCTACCTCATCCCTGGCAGAGTCACCAAGCCCCAAAAGCAGATTGGAGAGCAGCTTAACAGAGGCTACCAAGAGCAAACCATTATCACCACTCGCCCTATGTCCTTCTCCAACTGTAGCCTCACCCCATTCAACCTTAAAGTCAGAATGTTTGACTTCTCTAAGATCTACGACCCATGGAGATTTACATCCAAGTTCACATTCCACGAAGGAACACAAGCTTGAAGGACAGACTGaagaaaagatagaaaaaaagagacctGGAATCCTAAAGACACCCAAACTGTCTCCAGTTGCAGCAGGAGATCCAGCGTCTTTGTCTGAGCAGGTTTTAAAAGACAGACTGGGCAGTTTACCTTTGACGCCCCCCAGCCCGTTGTCCCCATCCTCACTTCAAGGAGGGAGAGTAAGTAGTGTTACAATTGTTAAAGCCAGTCCTGACAGCAAGAGGGAGTTCTCTGTCGTCACTATGGTGGACAAAGAAGAGGCATCCTCATCGGACCAGAGGTTGAAGAGTTCCCAAGATGGATTTAAAtcagagagagaggaaacaaaCCCCACTGTTAGAAAGCAAgaacagatttttattggtgAATCTGAGACTCAGAGAAAGGAAACCTCAGGAGTAGAAACCAGATCATATCCAGGTCAAGACAAGGATGACATGATGGAGATGGAAGACATTAGAGACTGCAAGGTGACACAAGTGGAAGGAGCTGAAGGGCCGAGAGGGGACACTGACAAGATGTTGGATAACCAATCACTACAGAACCCAGAAGAAAAGTGCCAAGATGATGAAGAGTCGACTGCATCCAGAAATGACCCAAGCAGAGAGACAAGCGATACCACAAACTGAACTACATTCAAAGACAAGTGATAAGATTAATGACAAAATACTATGATGAGcattcttttattcatttaacttcagattatttttttggaaaagtgtttttccCTTTCTTGCCATAAGAGTGAAACTGACACCAGACcttcatatttatattaatgTAAAAGTTATGGTTTGTTAATATCAGCTTTGTTCTATCAGTTTACCACTAACCACCATACCACCAATGGGCTAATGGTCTGGTGTTTGGATATGCATGAACAATGCCCCTGGCATTCACCTCCTTACTAACAGTTTAAGAGTTTCACTTAATGCCCTGAAATGTGTCTGAACATTGGAGTGACTGGAGTAACGTTTGTCCACACATGTACTGTATGTCATATTATAACCTCTCCACAGAACTACACCGTTGTCTCCAGGTCTGTTCGGGATTTTGCCTTAGTATCATGCGTAATTCACACATGTTCCAAAGAACCATGAAGAGTGATGTAGTTGGTCTTTCAATACGAGTAAAATTATCCAGTTAGGGAAAATGTTGGGATCCTTTGCTTTAATATCCTGTTGGCAGCTATTTTCTGTGCTGTCGAATATTTCCTGATAACTTCTTCAGTACAAGTTTCACAAACTTTAGGTCAAGCCTCCAAAGAGTAcagcattttttattgaaacagtttctgtgtttccattacaaatgtgtgcaaaactttgtcgatgtAAATAGACCCCMCACAATTTCGCAATAGTGGTATTTCCACTAGATCAACGTAATTAAAACCACATCTGAATAATCCTGTTCATGTGATAATGttatcatcctcctaccactttcTGTGGATTAGAAGACAATGGACTTTTGCAGTGTTACCATTGGACCGAGGGCTGTGaaaacagacaacaaaaaaaattattctctaTTATTCCACtgagtttttttaattggtatcctttaaagaaattttgttattccaatttgcacaattttattttcaatggaaacacagctactgacAGCAGAGGTCTTAAGCGA is a genomic window containing:
- the rell2 gene encoding RELT-like protein 2, whose product is MTKLAASGAGEPPPSYIIFLVVFLFFLTGLLGFLICHLLKKRGYHCRTGDLEDEEEKLGEDEDDENDENQDTVEQILKCIMENEANMEAFNEMLGNHNVCVRHDPRLRKESIGGIPPHLHTVHSGTDLNSCLLCAQVKAKRGRRQSRTLRFKQRPGEQTVFSVGRFRVTHSDKKLQGSPNLLAVSGDQLDQSQDSEERKEDGYNLKNMFKEVQLPSDGANGVAANVGKRKKSVTIFGLRRGSDPLGLRVKEMVGRDTGGIRFQQPPVVMEEPVQAESVEANPERGTKAAAKLNTEPASAQREGIASILKKFSNSNSGSQESSRLGLQGKMAAGTSAPSSLPVSPGKSVDVDSKIVKIEDPGPLQTSTPIDTIPAPIPGFTSAMPTGQSHLNKDFTTARVSSDPCSSPDPEPGASRGLALISLGSSPASSFQNKTFSSVLSLKTPTSSLAESPSPKSRLESSLTEATKSKPLSPLALCPSPTVASPHSTLKSECLTSLRSTTHGDLHPSSHSTKEHKLEGQTEEKIEKKRPGILKTPKLSPVAAGDPASLSEQVLKDRLGSLPLTPPSPLSPSSLQGGRVSSVTIVKASPDSKREFSVVTMVDKEEASSSDQRLKSSQDGFKSEREETNPTVRKQEQIFIGESETQRKETSGVETRSYPGQDKDDMMEMEDIRDCKVTQVEGAEGPRGDTDKMLDNQSLQNPEEKCQDDEESTASRNDPSRETSDTTN